GATGAAAATACAGCTAGATTAATCACAAATTACAAAAATAAATTTTCACAAAATTTTACTAAAGAGTTTAAAAATAAAGATTTAAATGGATTTGAAGCAATCTTAAATCTTACATCTTACGTGCTTGGATTAGAGGATTATTTAGATTTTGAAAATGCAGCTTTTAATTGTAATGTAAAAAGTGGAATTCAAATCGATATGAAACTAATAAAAATCGATGGGATGAATTATTTAGACTATAGACGGGTTATTCAAAGTATAATGAGTTATAAAATGGCAGATGTGTCAAATGAAATTTTGGCTTATTCTTTTTATGAAAGTTTAAGTGAATTTTTAAGTAATCAAATAAGTGCTCTTAATAAAGAGTTTAACTTTAAAGACATAATTTTATGTGGAAATATGTTTTCAAATTCACTTCTTTTAGAAAAAGCTAATAAATCTTTTTCAAAAACATTTAATGTAATTATTCCGAAAGAATACCCACTTGATATGGAGTTTTAAAATATTATTTTTTTAAAAGTACCAATAAGTAACATATGACCAAAATAATTTTATAAAACTAAATTTTATTATAAAGTTAAGATTAAGTTAAGATTTTTACTTGTAATATTTCTCTAGATGAACAACCGTTCATTAAAATAACATAAGATTTAAAGTTAAAAACCAACTTCATTTTGAAGCTGGTTTTTTTATTATCTTATTTATGAATAGTCATTCATTTTTTTATTATACTTTTGCCAACCACTTTTTTAAAGGGTTGGTTTTTTTATTCAAATTAAAATGAATGACTATTCATTCTTAATATTTATTACTAAAAAGGACTAATTTTGGATATGTCAAAATTATTTAACAAATTATCAAAAAGATTAGAGAATTTAGAAAAACTTCCTAAATTAAATGATAATAAATCAATCCCAGATGTTTTAGCAGAAAAAGGGATTAATCGTAGAGATTTTATGAAATGGGCATCTGCAATGACTGCAATGTTAGCTCTTCCTGGAACATTTACTCCTTTAGTTGCAAAAGCTGCAAAACTAAGTGATAGATTACCTATTATTTGGCTTCATATGGCTGAGTGTACAGGATGCTCTGAATCACTCCTAAGAACAGATTCTCCAACAATAGATTCATTGATTTTTGATTATATCTCTTTAGAATATCACGAAACACTTATGGCAGCAGCTGGTTGGCAAGCTGAAGGAAACTTAGAGAATGCAATAGAAAAGCATAAAGGTAAATATATCTTGATGGTTGAAGGTGGAATTCCCCATGGAGCAAGTGCTCACTTTCTAACTATTGGTGGACATGGTAAAACAGGTGAAGAAAATGCAAAAGCTGCTTGTGAAGATGCAGCCGCAATTTTTGCCATTGGTACATGTTCATCTTTTGGTGGAGTGCAAGCTGCTATTCCAAATCCAACAGGTGCTGT
This portion of the Arcobacter nitrofigilis DSM 7299 genome encodes:
- a CDS encoding hydrogenase small subunit, translating into MSKLFNKLSKRLENLEKLPKLNDNKSIPDVLAEKGINRRDFMKWASAMTAMLALPGTFTPLVAKAAKLSDRLPIIWLHMAECTGCSESLLRTDSPTIDSLIFDYISLEYHETLMAAAGWQAEGNLENAIEKHKGKYILMVEGGIPHGASAHFLTIGGHGKTGEENAKAACEDAAAIFAIGTCSSFGGVQAAIPNPTGAVGLSKITNKPVINVPGCPPSEKNIVGTLMHFILYGSLPALDAYNRPKWAYGMRIHDLCERRGHFDAGEFVEEFGDEGAKRGYCLYKVGCKGPYTFNNCSKNKFNSHMSWPIQAGHGCIGCSEPDFWDTMGPFEEPVADKLYNTVFGGGGADATADKIGIGLLSVTAVGIAAHAVIANFKNPKSDDEEE